The following is a genomic window from Xiphophorus couchianus chromosome 5, X_couchianus-1.0, whole genome shotgun sequence.
CAATGGAAAAATTGAAGTTCGCCAAAACTGAGATCCTCTGGAGCAAGTCTGTCCTCACAGCTTCAGCTCTTTGATCATTGGCTGGCTCCGCAGGCCAAGCAGGAGGTTGTTCGCTGCCAGGGCAGACATGGCGTTACGGGTGCTGTAGGACGCACTTGCAATGTGTGGAAGAATCACTGCAGAAGAAAGTTAAGACATATGATTGACAGTAAGTGAGGAGAGCAATGAGAGTAATTCAAGCTGACTGCTTTGACAAACTCACCGCAGTTTTTGAGAGTAAAGAGTGGGTGGCTGGTGGGCAGGGGCTCAGGGACGGTGACGTCTAATCCAGCTCCGGCTATCTGCCCAGTGGACAGCGCTTCATACAAGTCCTCTTGATTTACCACCCCTCCTCTAATGTAGCAAAAATGCAGTATTTACTGACAGAAACCAACATGGACAATCAATTTGATTATTAAAAGCTTTAGAACACCATTATATACACTATATTTAGGGATTGTTGTGTACTGCCTGTTCTGAGGTCACTCGGTGTGTGTTGATGAATAACATTGGGGTACCTGCTGGTGTTGATGAAGATGGaggtatttttcatttttgagaaaaGGTTCGTGTTGCAGATCTCTTTGGTCTCCGGTGTTAGAGCACAGCATACCGACAAGAAATCTGACTGCTTTGCCAGCTCATCCAGTGTGACTTAAAGAATGAACAACATGAAAATCACAATATCATACAATGACTGATGTAGATGCAAATTAATACAGTCCCATCTATGTATTTCTATTAGTATGTTTAGACAGAGAAAACTTATGGGAACGTGGGACTACAAAGGGTGGGCACACAACCACCAGATGAAAATGTATTGCCTTGAacaagttttctattgcttctATACTTCTATACTCAATGAAGAGTTGGCGTCTAAGCTTGCTACTAAGCACGGGGAGAGAATTCTACATGTTTTATGTCGTACTGCACActgattttctgcattttgattttcttgaaCATAATTATTTGGGACTGGATGTCTCCTGGTCTGTTTGTTGTTTGCATTTGGACTGCCGGTTCTGTTTGTGCAATTTACACGAAGGTCACATAGTTTTACCTCCACTTAGGGAATTGCTTGCTGAGCGATGTTGAAGAgtgaaaaaaggcaaaacaaattattctaatgaaactgaaaagctgcaacttttgcatttaaacagaagccaatgttttttttacacaggcATTATTCATTAGCTTATgtggcaacactccaggtacaGCTCCAAATGAATTCAATTTGAAATGCATTGCACAGAACCAGACCTCTACTTTCATAGCACTCTTTCTCCATAAGAAGGAGaaagcaaattaaattcaaTCATATTCAAAGTACAGGGAAAATATGAACTGTGAACTTAATTTACTATTCTTCGTAATGCTTagcctcctctctctctttgtttttttgcaaaactccACTCCAAAGGCTTGAGGTATTATccagaaaaatactttgaaaaaatcCCTAAAGTGAAAACAGGCCATAAGTGCCAATGATCCACATATTACCATATTCAGCATTGATGGCCTTGGCCAACTCAGGTCTCGGAGCCACATCTGTGTAGatgaactttttcactttgaaaGGTGCCAGCCGCTCAGCAATAGCCACACCTGgacagcaaacagaagaaaacatcagCGTGATGAGTATGGTGATTGTGAGATCATCTTATGTAAATTCGTTGTGTTACCTATTCTTCCAAGACCAAGAATTCCCACAGTGCTGTTGGCCAGCTCGTATCCACACAGCCACAGAGTTCTCCATGTGCCCCAGCCGCCGCTGACACAAGTTGCAGTTGAAGATGGTTGTTTAAATTTGACTTAACTGAACTTgggaatattttctaaaaagatGTGTGCTGTGTGGATGAGCTTACGTCTTCGCTTCATGAGTTGCCTCTATGAGTCTCCTGGATGTTGCAAGCAGCAGAGCTACAGTTAACTCTGCAACTGCATCTGTCAGGACCTCAGGGGTGTAACCTACACGGATTCCTCTGTTGAGAGACACAAATGTACACAACTACATGAgcatgtttcattaaaataaatcccacaaaatgtatacatataaGGACCTaacaattaaatgtattataggaaaaaaaacagatcaccttttcttcagctcctccaaGGATAAATGATCAAACCCCACTGACATAGTACTGACGACCTTCAGGTTTGAACCTATAGGAAAAACACATAACCACCATGCTTTTGTTTATGGATTCTGTAGTGTCTTGCAAACTGATCCACAGCCATTGAATCAGCCCTAGATAAGAGATAAAAATGTAGGGAACTTTAAAGCAGtgctgttataaaacaatatctaaCAATTTGAGCAACTCATGTAGCACTGTTCAATttttcaacacaaaatagtaAGAGGAGTGCACAGCTCCCAACCAACCAAAATATGGTTCTCAATCTCTGATGACAGGCCAATCAAGTTTGTGACATGGAAATTTGGGAAAAGgtttgatggattttttttttttacccctctaggaggtcttttgtgggctctagtgtcccttatatgatagtaggctgacaggaaacgggggaagacatgcagcaaatgtcgtcaggtccgggagtcaaatccgcgacggccacgtcgaggactcaaggcctccaaatatgggtcgcactatcccctacgccaccacggcacacccaaGGTTTGATGGATTTGAATGCTTTTACATACCTGCAGCATCCAACAATTCTGCATCAATCTTTTCAGTCAGCACGCAGAGGAGACCATCCACTCCTTTCACTTTCTGAAGCAGCTCTTTCCTCGGCACAGGGACGTCATCTGAGTCCCACAGCTCAAACTGCACCCTGTGTGAAGAGAACGCAAAGCAGAGCAGTTATTCGACAACTACTGAGGTTCTCAGAGCATCAAACACCACTCTGAGATTTTACTGATAATCTCCTATTTTGATGTAAATAAGATGCAACTGAGGCATATTAGttatgaaatacattgaaacacatttattcagaaatgcTGTATGGACATAATATTCTATCTGCCATTTCTTTATCTTATTAAAGTGAAGGTAACCAATAGAAGTCCTCCAGCCTGTTGCAGGACTCCTTCCTGACTTACTGTCCAGAATCCTGGAGGATCTTCAGGCCTTCAGATGGGATCTGCCTAGTAACATAAACCCGTGGAAGGGTTGACATGTCCCTCTGTACTTTAGTTGTTGCACCACTGGTAAAACTCAAAGGAGCAACAGCAATCCTCTGTAGCCGACGTAGTGCCATGCGGCTGCTCAACATTGCCAGTAACTTGCAGATCTCTGTAAGGCGAGGTGTTTCTTTTGGAGTTTAGAGTCTTATTGCAGGGAGGCGTTCATTTCTGGCTGCAGTTTAGGAGGAGGTTCCCATGTGTGTTCGACCAATGTGATCAAAGGGAGGATGCCTCAGAGGTTTTGAGGTGAAGGgtaattctttttttccagaccAAAAGAACATAATGTTTGTCCAGatttcagtgaaaatgaaatCTATTTGCATTGCAATGGGAATGGAaatcaaaacagacacaaaaagatCCGACCATTACACACGTTCAAACAATTATTTGggtttgttaattttttttccaaaaacagtCCACCAAATTGAACTCAGTCAGATGTAAATGTTTCACTTGGCTGTTGACCTTTGTTTCTTTACACAGGAGAGTACCCAAACACATTCTGTTCTTCTGTCCAGCTCACCCTGGATCAGTGATGTCCTCCAAGTCTCCCAAGAGCAGTCTGTAAAACTTATGGTTTgtttagaaaatagaaacaaacctattgaaataaaaagacaacatttttattatagtgcattaagaaaaatagaaacaatcaGGATGAGGGGACGAAAGCcagattaaaaaattatattgataAAAACTTGCAACAAAGGTGTATCATTATAAAAAAACCATCAGcctgttcatttttatttgagtttttcagAACATGCTATGTTCTGAACGCAAACATAGCATGTTCTACAGACATGCTTACATGCTAATTACATAGCATGTAAGTAGTAGTTTATACTACTTACATACTATGTAAGTAGTATAAACATAAATGGGATACATGGGAAAAGCTTTCATATTAGGGGTAATGTGTTGCTATTAAACTATTGTATTTTATAGGGATATTATAAGAAAGACCAAGGCaaaattttgcatatttgtgtagtaaataaaaaatatttgaaataaattttaattgaaataatttcatattttgtgattaaatactttattaaagacaaagtTAATTAAAATCTTATATTAATATAATCATTTCACTTTGCTGTGATACAAGCTGCACACTATGAATTTGTTTGATCTGTCAGCCACTATCAGCTGTATGTCAGTGTTACACAGACGAGATGACTGGCCTGTTAATGTGCAGTTTAGCCTAACCACATCAGCCATAGAGACAGAGGctgcaaacaggaaatgatttatgctgcaccacacctgaatagaataattaggtcattagtaaggctctggagaactgatctacacaaggaggaggtaattaagccattttattccagtggtttgtacctgtggcacatctaaaaactgcaggacaccggctcttgaggactggagtttgacagcTGTGatttaagtaatattttagtaattctatTTCAGCATACAATATATGTTTTCGTTATTTATAACAGT
Proteins encoded in this region:
- the grhprb gene encoding glyoxylate reductase/hydroxypyruvate reductase, which produces MLSSRMALRRLQRIAVAPLSFTSGATTKVQRDMSTLPRVYVTRQIPSEGLKILQDSGQVQFELWDSDDVPVPRKELLQKVKGVDGLLCVLTEKIDAELLDAAGSNLKVVSTMSVGFDHLSLEELKKRGIRVGYTPEVLTDAVAELTVALLLATSRRLIEATHEAKTGGWGTWRTLWLCGYELANSTVGILGLGRIGVAIAERLAPFKVKKFIYTDVAPRPELAKAINAEYVTLDELAKQSDFLSVCCALTPETKEICNTNLFSKMKNTSIFINTSRGGVVNQEDLYEALSTGQIAGAGLDVTVPEPLPTSHPLFTLKNCVILPHIASASYSTRNAMSALAANNLLLGLRSQPMIKELKL